From Limisphaera ngatamarikiensis, a single genomic window includes:
- a CDS encoding DUF4173 domain-containing protein, giving the protein RWPALVPGVVWLGGAILDRTNRLGWNVYRGLSGMLRVWVGWMMVSAVQRLGLYVGLFGLTESRVYAGAFLGWVAAAMVWFGVTVWRGRPERFLIGVWLAGLVWVLVVGACNPQGWVARVNLARAAREGRLDVRYLAGLGADAVPVIVEAWDGLSRGQRMVLEEQLLGRWRRAAGDWRSWNYARWRASRAVRALPNEAAGVGPEE; this is encoded by the coding sequence AGGTGGCCGGCCTTGGTGCCGGGGGTGGTTTGGTTGGGGGGAGCGATCCTGGATCGGACAAACCGGTTGGGGTGGAACGTGTATCGTGGGTTGTCAGGAATGTTACGGGTTTGGGTTGGGTGGATGATGGTGTCGGCGGTGCAGAGGCTGGGGTTGTATGTGGGGTTGTTTGGGTTGACGGAGAGCCGGGTGTACGCCGGGGCGTTTTTGGGGTGGGTGGCGGCTGCGATGGTCTGGTTCGGGGTGACAGTTTGGCGGGGTCGACCGGAGCGGTTCCTGATCGGGGTTTGGCTTGCCGGGCTGGTGTGGGTGCTGGTGGTGGGGGCATGCAACCCACAGGGTTGGGTGGCGCGGGTGAACCTGGCGCGGGCGGCGCGGGAGGGCCGGCTGGATGTGCGATATCTGGCGGGTTTGGGGGCGGACGCGGTACCGGTGATCGTGGAGGCGTGGGATGGGTTGAGTCGGGGACAACGGATGGTATTGGAGGAGCAGCTGCTGGGGCGGTGGCGACGCGCGGCCGGGGATTGGCGTTCGTGGAATTACGCCCGCTGGCGTGCCAGCCGGGCTGTGAGAGCTTTGCCCAACGAGGCTGCCGGAGTCGGGCCGGAGGAATGA
- a CDS encoding CBS domain-containing protein yields MDLGALPRRIGDRGRELWQRWPRRTRAVVHAPITGLLIVFEMTHEFALVPALMVGALVSQAISRRMSRHNFYDALLVQDGHRLEHLVPPWDLREWQERPVTTLMTPRPVVATSLEAEALRKLLRSHPYERFPVMLEGRLSGVLTRQEAETAWKERRPPRLQKALVCGPATSIREAQRLLLDSPLGMLVVCDGSGRVPVGILTLHDLLRAQIAWAEGTALPEGLGGF; encoded by the coding sequence ATGGACCTGGGAGCTTTGCCAAGACGGATCGGGGACCGGGGTCGTGAGCTGTGGCAGCGATGGCCGCGGCGGACCCGCGCTGTGGTGCACGCACCCATCACGGGGTTGCTGATCGTGTTTGAGATGACCCACGAGTTTGCTCTGGTACCGGCGTTGATGGTGGGGGCACTGGTGAGTCAGGCGATCAGTCGGCGGATGTCGCGGCACAACTTTTATGACGCGCTGTTGGTGCAGGACGGGCATCGGCTGGAACACCTGGTACCGCCGTGGGATCTGCGGGAGTGGCAGGAACGGCCGGTCACCACGCTGATGACCCCGCGGCCGGTGGTGGCGACCTCGCTGGAGGCGGAGGCTTTGAGGAAGTTGCTGCGATCCCATCCGTACGAGCGGTTTCCGGTGATGCTGGAAGGGCGGCTGTCCGGCGTGTTGACGCGGCAGGAGGCTGAGACGGCATGGAAGGAACGGAGGCCGCCCCGGTTGCAAAAGGCCTTGGTGTGTGGCCCGGCCACGAGCATTCGGGAGGCGCAACGGCTGTTGCTGGATTCGCCGTTGGGGATGTTGGTGGTGTGCGACGGATCGGGCCGGGTTCCGGTGGGGATCCTGACGCTGCATGATTTGTTGCGGGCGCAGATAGCGTGGGCGGAAGGCACGGCGTTGCCGGAGGGCTTGGGAGGGTTTTAG
- the rbsK gene encoding ribokinase, whose translation MPTKPHILVIGSSNTDLVVKVPRLPAPGETVLGGDFASVAGGKGANQAVAAARAGAAVTFVARVGDDAFGRLSLEGLRKEGIHVDYVVTDRQHPSGVALILVAPDGQNSIAVAPGANAHLTPADVHHAAAAFRSARLVVIQLEIPMPAVQSALELAAHHRVPVLLNPAPARPIPTDWFRHITFLVPNAKEAGALTGIEVTDPDTAIRAAARLRHKGVAHVIVTLGDQGVVLDAPRLHKHLPAHRVHAVDTTAAGDVFCGALAVAWTEGRPLLEAVHFAQAAAAISVTRFGAQRSAPTRAEIERFLHEHPPASAHSVPRQQA comes from the coding sequence ATGCCCACGAAGCCACACATCCTGGTCATTGGGAGCTCCAACACCGACCTGGTGGTCAAGGTGCCCCGGCTGCCGGCGCCCGGAGAAACGGTCCTGGGCGGGGATTTCGCCTCGGTTGCCGGGGGCAAGGGTGCCAACCAGGCCGTGGCCGCCGCCCGCGCCGGAGCGGCAGTCACATTCGTCGCGCGCGTGGGCGATGACGCCTTCGGCCGACTTTCCCTCGAAGGTCTCCGCAAGGAGGGCATCCATGTGGACTACGTGGTGACGGACCGGCAACACCCCTCCGGCGTGGCCCTGATTCTTGTGGCACCCGACGGCCAAAACTCCATTGCCGTGGCCCCCGGCGCCAACGCACATCTCACCCCGGCGGACGTCCATCACGCCGCTGCTGCGTTCCGTTCGGCGCGTCTCGTGGTCATCCAGCTCGAAATCCCCATGCCGGCCGTTCAGAGTGCCCTCGAACTCGCCGCCCACCACCGCGTGCCGGTCCTTCTCAATCCCGCGCCCGCCCGGCCCATCCCCACCGATTGGTTCCGCCATATCACCTTCCTCGTCCCCAACGCAAAAGAAGCCGGCGCACTGACCGGGATCGAGGTTACCGATCCCGACACCGCCATTCGTGCCGCCGCTCGACTCCGGCACAAGGGCGTCGCCCACGTCATCGTCACCCTGGGCGACCAGGGGGTTGTTCTGGACGCGCCCCGCCTGCACAAGCACCTACCCGCCCACCGCGTCCATGCCGTGGATACCACTGCCGCCGGCGACGTCTTCTGCGGTGCGCTGGCGGTCGCGTGGACGGAGGGACGGCCCCTGCTGGAAGCGGTCCACTTTGCCCAGGCCGCCGCGGCCATCTCCGTCACGCGGTTCGGTGCCCAACGTTCCGCCCCCACACGCGCGGAAATTGAACGGTTCCTTCACGAACATCCTCCCGCATCCGCGCATTCGGTTCCCCGCCAGCAGGCCTGA
- a CDS encoding immunoglobulin domain-containing protein, translating into MHQLPRFLLLFLAWVCSWVRADSAVPEIRHQDFGYRLPAPEDLGLWWCEAARKVARDRALPTAPTAAVALEAARNEYESFQLVICPRSDLTLQALRVGPWTGNAPDGSDLIRDFPCTIHVVEYVPVLAPSDSWGAAGDWPDVLVPFSPNLALPADRHQPVFITLFIPPDTPAGLYTGALELEFEGDPPVQVPLQLRVFDFTLPEATHTRTAYYSDVHVDPTWHRLATPEQRQQTWDLYMQMYRRYRIAPYSPHLYAPITWSYTNGTLNVDFGPFDAVMSRYLDEFGFNAFNLFGHKSPPFPNPLGGYYAYSTNWFVRFSELMDRIGHHLRLRGWMDRAYCYWADEPQGPRFNEIITGMDALRAAAPDLQRLLTFNTPPAEPYDTSLNGRVDIWTPMAHLAVTPRFTNRPALGEELWWYVAVAPTAPYPNYFIDHPAVAHRIRFWAQKVHGVTGDLYYAINMWMGRNPWEVTRTWDWSPANGDGVLVYPPTRVPPSQPVIAAPLPTLRLEQVRDGLEDLEYFWLADQWLERATHEHGPESPIVNQLRWALSNALAMVPHVSRVQMDVPAMLNARRALAEAIEAAEDGRLWWVTEPVDRAAGPGERCVLSGEALGWPPPVYQWFLNHQPIPGATNRHLVVESFGPEAEGVYYLVAANSRGALTSRLARVWGTWSRAPIIVQQPRGRVVPEGASVVLTVAAVPEEVLGYQWYRDGEPLSQPTATNAALDLGRVTTADSGNYSVVVWNAQGSVTSEVATVIVAGFWSTRTLVSNVQPWSVWLDPSPPPDDWLSAGFDDSDWTVFQAPLGFGRSNLVTVLDPRHARLPPTMALRTGFYAHWRPGSTPTLQVVAADGVAVYLNGHRVHTSGVPEGTEPPWGPATAPAPPDADPVSVPIPAEALVPGWNTLAVTFHRFVADDPPVAWWSFDDPDGWGQDELQGHPLTLRGAGPALVPGIAGWAVTNAGAQGWLETADSPAFQIQGPFTVGGWFAFGQQTGDDPASIAIEKPDEWALYYTGTRLNRYRFRLGTTEVQDPTSGTVSGQWRFVVAWFDGTNASIQVDGGPVTSVPVQPPAPGREPVRLLRRTGPLGGFAADEVFFYNRVLSAEERSQLRQHGVARLVQTQSARFYFQLRLTGEVATPPVLTGAVARLIHPAGRSAWLSLGAVSAWPVRYFWLKDGEPLPGATQGLLRWDALQPGDTGWYSLVASNIGGAVTSAPVRVAVVLPPQLHLIRSIKTGTWQLAWSHTVPDVTGILETSTNLTEWTEVQRWRPWQWPSEPALTVPAAENQRFYRLRLEW; encoded by the coding sequence ATGCACCAGCTTCCACGATTTCTCCTGCTGTTCTTGGCCTGGGTCTGCTCCTGGGTTCGTGCCGACAGTGCGGTACCCGAAATCCGGCACCAGGACTTCGGCTACCGTCTCCCCGCCCCGGAAGATTTGGGGTTGTGGTGGTGCGAGGCAGCCCGCAAGGTGGCCCGGGACCGCGCTCTGCCCACCGCCCCAACCGCCGCCGTGGCATTGGAGGCCGCCCGCAACGAGTACGAATCCTTCCAGTTGGTGATTTGTCCCCGCTCTGACCTCACCCTGCAGGCTCTACGGGTCGGTCCCTGGACCGGAAACGCCCCGGACGGGTCCGATCTCATCCGGGACTTCCCCTGCACGATTCACGTGGTCGAGTACGTGCCGGTCCTTGCTCCCAGTGACAGCTGGGGCGCAGCCGGTGACTGGCCCGACGTACTGGTACCTTTCTCCCCGAACCTGGCCCTGCCCGCCGACCGCCATCAGCCCGTTTTCATAACCCTTTTCATCCCACCAGACACGCCGGCAGGCCTCTACACCGGCGCATTGGAACTCGAGTTTGAAGGGGATCCGCCCGTCCAGGTACCGCTCCAACTTCGCGTCTTCGACTTCACCCTGCCCGAGGCCACTCACACCCGGACCGCGTATTACTCGGATGTGCACGTGGATCCCACGTGGCACCGATTGGCCACACCCGAACAACGACAGCAAACCTGGGACCTGTACATGCAGATGTACCGTCGGTATCGCATCGCCCCCTATTCACCGCATCTGTACGCGCCGATCACGTGGAGTTATACGAACGGGACCCTGAACGTGGATTTTGGCCCCTTCGACGCGGTCATGAGCCGCTACCTCGATGAATTTGGCTTCAACGCCTTCAACCTGTTTGGTCACAAGTCCCCGCCCTTCCCCAACCCCCTGGGCGGGTACTATGCCTACAGCACCAACTGGTTTGTGCGGTTTTCCGAACTCATGGACCGCATCGGGCACCACCTGCGACTCCGGGGCTGGATGGACCGCGCCTATTGTTACTGGGCTGATGAACCCCAGGGCCCCCGTTTCAACGAAATCATCACCGGCATGGATGCCCTGCGGGCCGCCGCCCCGGATCTCCAGCGACTTCTCACCTTCAACACCCCCCCTGCCGAACCCTATGACACCTCGCTCAACGGGCGGGTCGATATCTGGACTCCCATGGCCCACCTTGCTGTGACGCCGCGCTTTACCAACCGGCCTGCCCTGGGCGAGGAACTCTGGTGGTACGTGGCTGTGGCACCTACGGCACCCTATCCCAATTATTTTATTGATCACCCGGCCGTGGCTCATCGGATTCGGTTTTGGGCGCAGAAAGTCCACGGCGTCACTGGCGATCTCTATTACGCCATCAACATGTGGATGGGGCGTAATCCGTGGGAAGTCACCCGGACCTGGGATTGGTCACCGGCGAACGGGGATGGTGTCCTTGTGTATCCACCCACACGCGTACCGCCGTCCCAGCCGGTGATCGCGGCGCCGCTGCCCACGCTCCGCCTCGAGCAGGTCCGGGATGGTCTGGAAGACCTTGAGTATTTCTGGTTGGCCGATCAATGGCTGGAACGCGCCACGCACGAACACGGACCGGAGTCCCCCATCGTGAACCAGCTCCGATGGGCTCTCTCCAATGCCCTGGCCATGGTTCCCCACGTCTCACGCGTTCAAATGGACGTGCCCGCCATGCTGAACGCGCGCAGAGCCCTGGCCGAAGCCATTGAGGCCGCGGAGGACGGCCGTCTCTGGTGGGTGACCGAGCCCGTTGACCGGGCCGCGGGTCCGGGCGAGCGCTGCGTCCTGTCGGGCGAAGCCCTCGGTTGGCCGCCGCCCGTCTATCAGTGGTTCTTGAACCACCAGCCCATACCCGGGGCCACCAACCGGCACCTGGTGGTGGAATCCTTCGGGCCGGAGGCGGAGGGCGTCTATTACCTGGTTGCCGCCAACAGCCGGGGCGCCCTCACCAGCCGACTCGCCCGCGTGTGGGGCACATGGTCCAGGGCCCCCATCATCGTGCAGCAACCGCGGGGTCGGGTGGTTCCGGAAGGTGCGTCCGTGGTCCTGACCGTCGCCGCTGTTCCCGAGGAAGTCCTCGGTTACCAATGGTACCGGGACGGAGAGCCTCTGTCGCAGCCCACCGCCACAAATGCCGCACTTGACCTGGGACGTGTAACGACCGCCGACAGCGGAAACTACTCCGTGGTCGTGTGGAATGCTCAGGGCAGTGTCACCAGCGAGGTCGCCACCGTGATCGTTGCCGGTTTCTGGTCCACACGGACCCTGGTATCCAACGTCCAACCCTGGTCCGTCTGGCTCGATCCCTCGCCTCCGCCAGACGACTGGCTCTCTGCCGGGTTTGACGACTCCGACTGGACCGTGTTCCAGGCTCCACTGGGGTTTGGCCGCTCGAACCTTGTCACCGTACTTGATCCCCGCCACGCCAGGCTTCCTCCCACCATGGCCCTTCGGACCGGTTTTTACGCTCACTGGCGTCCTGGTTCGACCCCCACTCTGCAGGTCGTGGCTGCCGATGGCGTGGCCGTTTACCTCAACGGCCACAGGGTCCATACATCAGGCGTGCCCGAAGGCACCGAGCCGCCCTGGGGCCCCGCCACGGCTCCGGCGCCGCCCGACGCCGACCCCGTCAGCGTCCCGATTCCCGCCGAGGCCCTTGTGCCCGGCTGGAACACCCTCGCTGTCACTTTCCACCGTTTTGTCGCTGATGATCCCCCGGTGGCTTGGTGGAGTTTTGATGATCCGGACGGCTGGGGACAGGATGAGCTGCAGGGGCATCCCCTGACCCTTCGGGGCGCGGGTCCTGCACTCGTGCCCGGGATCGCAGGTTGGGCGGTCACCAATGCCGGTGCTCAGGGCTGGTTGGAAACCGCTGACAGCCCAGCGTTTCAGATCCAAGGACCCTTCACGGTCGGTGGGTGGTTTGCCTTTGGACAACAGACCGGCGATGACCCCGCCAGTATTGCCATTGAAAAGCCGGATGAATGGGCCCTGTACTACACCGGCACGCGACTCAACCGCTACCGATTCCGCCTGGGCACCACCGAAGTGCAGGACCCCACCTCGGGCACCGTCTCCGGTCAGTGGCGGTTCGTGGTGGCGTGGTTTGACGGCACCAACGCCTCCATCCAGGTGGACGGCGGGCCCGTCACCTCGGTGCCCGTTCAACCACCCGCACCCGGCAGGGAACCCGTCCGGCTGCTGCGTCGAACCGGTCCCCTGGGCGGTTTTGCTGCAGACGAGGTCTTCTTTTACAACCGGGTGTTGAGCGCGGAGGAACGCAGCCAATTGCGGCAGCACGGCGTGGCCCGCCTTGTGCAGACCCAGTCAGCCCGATTTTATTTTCAACTCAGGCTCACGGGTGAGGTTGCCACGCCACCCGTGCTGACAGGCGCGGTCGCCCGTTTGATCCACCCCGCCGGCCGAAGCGCGTGGCTCAGCCTTGGCGCTGTCAGTGCCTGGCCGGTCCGGTATTTCTGGCTCAAGGACGGCGAGCCACTGCCCGGAGCCACTCAGGGACTGCTTCGCTGGGACGCCCTCCAGCCGGGCGATACCGGTTGGTACAGCCTCGTAGCCAGCAACATCGGCGGTGCAGTCACCAGCGCGCCCGTGCGCGTGGCAGTGGTCCTCCCCCCGCAACTGCACCTCATCCGAAGCATAAAAACGGGCACGTGGCAACTGGCATGGTCCCATACCGTGCCCGATGTCACGGGCATCCTCGAAACTTCGACCAACCTGACCGAGTGGACCGAAGTACAACGCTGGAGACCATGGCAGTGGCCCTCCGAGCCAGCCCTCACCGTCCCGGCCGCTGAAAACCAAAGGTTCTACCGACTGCGGCTGGAATGGTGA
- a CDS encoding serine hydrolase encodes MLEPIRAELGLPSLAAAVVYQGRLVAVGATGVRRAGGQSHVTPEDKYHLGSLTKSMTATLAGRLVAQGKIRWDTTLAEVFPDRADRLDPGYRNVTLEQLLAHRAGVPAALDEGGLWSRLWNRSEPPRLQRLYLLDQVTRRPPVAPPGTRFLYSNAGYAIAGAMLEQVADRPWEDLMRKEIFEPLGMRSAGFGPPARPGEEDQPWGHVPDGKRYRPIPPGPGADNPPAIAPAGAVHGSLPDLARYVQCHLRGARGEACLVPPEVFARLHRPAGDETRALGWVVVSRDWAGGKALTHAGSNTTFFAVIWMAPARDFAVMVASNAGGPGAERGCDRAAWELIRRHLLKTEPERP; translated from the coding sequence GTGCTTGAGCCGATTCGTGCGGAGTTGGGTTTGCCGTCGTTGGCTGCGGCGGTGGTGTATCAGGGCCGTCTTGTTGCTGTGGGCGCGACCGGTGTACGTCGTGCCGGCGGTCAGTCGCACGTAACGCCGGAGGACAAATATCATTTGGGCTCGCTTACCAAATCCATGACCGCGACCCTGGCCGGCCGACTGGTGGCGCAGGGCAAAATTCGTTGGGACACCACGCTGGCGGAGGTGTTCCCGGACCGCGCGGACCGTCTGGATCCCGGCTACCGCAACGTGACACTGGAACAACTGCTGGCGCATCGGGCCGGGGTGCCGGCTGCGTTGGATGAGGGTGGATTGTGGTCGCGTTTGTGGAATCGCTCAGAACCGCCGCGGCTTCAAAGGCTGTATTTGCTGGACCAGGTGACGCGCCGGCCGCCCGTGGCCCCGCCGGGAACCCGATTTCTGTATTCGAACGCCGGGTACGCCATCGCCGGAGCCATGCTGGAACAGGTCGCCGACAGGCCCTGGGAGGACCTCATGCGGAAGGAGATCTTTGAGCCTTTGGGCATGCGGTCGGCGGGGTTTGGACCGCCGGCCCGCCCGGGCGAGGAGGACCAGCCCTGGGGGCATGTGCCCGATGGGAAAAGATATCGTCCGATCCCACCCGGCCCCGGTGCGGACAACCCACCCGCCATCGCGCCGGCGGGAGCGGTCCATGGTTCCCTGCCCGATCTGGCGCGGTATGTTCAGTGTCATCTGCGGGGTGCCCGGGGTGAGGCCTGCCTGGTGCCGCCCGAGGTGTTTGCCCGGCTCCACCGGCCCGCGGGGGACGAGACGCGCGCGCTGGGCTGGGTGGTGGTCTCCCGCGACTGGGCCGGCGGGAAGGCCCTCACCCACGCCGGGTCGAACACCACCTTCTTTGCTGTGATATGGATGGCCCCGGCGCGCGACTTTGCGGTCATGGTGGCGTCCAATGCGGGTGGTCCCGGAGCCGAACGGGGTTGCGACCGTGCGGCCTGGGAGCTCATCCGACGTCACCTGCTGAAAACGGAGCCGGAGAGGCCCTGA
- a CDS encoding alpha/beta hydrolase, with protein MWRRWICTIGMVAGTLAAQDRVIPLYEGPAPGSENWTHTERENTSNLWNTRIVFNVSRPTLTWFAPEPSRANGTAVIICPGGAFFALSIDSEGFDVARWLAARGVSAFVLKYRLVKCETDDPTREVMTRGPLDAVVAPVVKLAMADGLAAVRHVRQHAAEYKVNPRRVGIMGFSAGGTVAAAVAYNYESTSRPDFVAPIYLAYQWVPRERGVPADAPPMFILAATDDPLRLAPQSVELYQDWTLAGHSAELHLYARGGHGFGMRKQNLPTDRWIERFADWLEMQGWMKPAVNP; from the coding sequence ATGTGGCGACGATGGATCTGCACGATCGGCATGGTGGCGGGGACGTTGGCCGCCCAGGACAGGGTTATTCCGCTGTATGAGGGGCCTGCTCCGGGTTCGGAGAATTGGACGCACACGGAACGGGAAAACACGTCCAATCTCTGGAACACCCGCATTGTGTTCAATGTTTCACGTCCGACTCTCACCTGGTTTGCTCCGGAACCGTCCCGGGCCAACGGCACCGCGGTGATCATTTGTCCGGGGGGCGCGTTTTTCGCCTTGTCCATTGACAGTGAGGGGTTTGATGTGGCGCGCTGGCTGGCCGCCCGCGGTGTCTCGGCGTTCGTCCTGAAGTATCGCCTCGTGAAATGCGAGACCGACGATCCCACCCGCGAGGTCATGACGCGCGGACCGCTGGACGCCGTGGTGGCACCGGTGGTGAAGCTGGCGATGGCCGACGGTCTGGCCGCCGTCCGACACGTCCGCCAGCATGCCGCCGAGTACAAGGTCAACCCCAGGCGCGTGGGCATCATGGGATTTTCCGCCGGGGGCACCGTGGCTGCCGCCGTGGCCTACAACTATGAGTCCACCAGCCGACCTGATTTCGTTGCGCCGATTTACCTGGCGTATCAGTGGGTGCCGAGGGAACGGGGCGTGCCCGCGGACGCACCGCCGATGTTCATTTTGGCGGCCACGGACGATCCCCTTCGGCTGGCTCCGCAAAGTGTCGAACTCTACCAGGACTGGACCCTAGCCGGGCACTCGGCCGAGTTGCACCTGTACGCACGCGGTGGACACGGGTTCGGCATGCGCAAACAGAACCTGCCGACCGACCGGTGGATTGAGCGGTTTGCCGACTGGCTGGAGATGCAGGGTTGGATGAAACCGGCTGTGAATCCCTGA